The Pogona vitticeps strain Pit_001003342236 chromosome 6, PviZW2.1, whole genome shotgun sequence genome contains a region encoding:
- the CLEC3B gene encoding tetranectin: MPLLQRVCLLVCLVCMAQVTMQQNTRLKKKPEPRRDVVSLKMIEDLKEQLDNLSQEVTLLKEKQALQTVCLKGTKVNLKCLLAFSNAKTYHEASEDCIAQGGTLSTPQTGDENDALYDYVRKSLGTETEIWLGINDLAAEGKWVDMTSTRIGYKNWETEITIQPDGGKQENCAVLSAVAVGKWFDKRCRDTLPYVCQFLIV; the protein is encoded by the exons aTGCCGCTACTCCAGAGGGTCTGCCTCCTTGTGTGCCTTGTTTGTATGGCACAGGTGACCATGCAGCAAAATACCAGACTCAAGAAAAAGCCAGAGCCCAGGAGAG atgTTGTAAGTCTCAAAATGATCGAAGACCTTAAAGAGCAGCTAGATAACCTCTCCCAAGAGGTAACTCTACTAAAGGAAAAGCAAGCCCTTCAAACAG TTTGTCTGAAAGGCACCAAGGTCAACCTGAAATGTTTGCTGGCTTTCTCCAATGCAAAGACCTATCATGAGGCCAGTGAAGACTGCATTGCCCAAGGTGGTACCCTCAGTACCCCCCAGACTGGAGATGAAAATGATGCCCTCTATGACTACGTGAGGAAAAGCCTTGGGACTGAAACAGAAATCTGGCTTGGCATTAATGACTTGGCAGCTGAGGGAAAATGGGTGGATATGACAAGCACCAGAATTGGCTATAAGAACTGGGAAACAGAGATCACCATTCAGCCTGATGGTGGGAAACAAGAAAACTGTGCAGTGTTATCAGCTGTTGCTGTTGGAAAGTGGTTTGACAAGCGGTGCAGAGACACATTGCCTTATGTGTGCCAGTTCCTGATTGTTTAA